Proteins co-encoded in one endosymbiont 'TC1' of Trimyema compressum genomic window:
- a CDS encoding MTAP family purine nucleoside phosphorylase: MKYAIVGGTGVYGGFSSSCEKCIKTPYGEVFVYLIEEEGASFVFLPRHGKTHNKPPHLVNYRGNIWALKELGVSKVLTTAAVGSMTEKFKIGDLVLINDFIDMTKNRPSTFFEGENGVAHVSMQEPYCQGMRLILQKKSNEKNINIAGEGIYVCTEGPRFETSAEIRFYHQIGGHVVGMTSVPEVVLAKEAGLCYGAVGIVTNWCTGMVVEEASATDILNTVNEKKRR, translated from the coding sequence ATGAAATATGCAATAGTTGGTGGCACAGGAGTTTATGGAGGGTTTTCTTCTAGTTGTGAAAAATGTATAAAAACACCTTATGGAGAGGTTTTTGTATATTTAATTGAAGAAGAAGGAGCTTCCTTTGTATTTTTACCTAGACATGGTAAAACCCATAATAAACCGCCTCATTTGGTAAATTATAGAGGGAATATTTGGGCTTTGAAAGAATTAGGGGTTTCTAAAGTATTGACTACAGCAGCAGTGGGTTCGATGACTGAGAAATTTAAAATTGGAGATTTAGTACTTATTAATGACTTTATTGATATGACTAAAAATAGACCGTCAACATTTTTTGAAGGGGAAAATGGCGTGGCCCATGTATCTATGCAAGAACCTTACTGTCAAGGTATGCGTTTAATTTTGCAGAAAAAAAGTAACGAAAAAAATATTAATATTGCAGGTGAAGGCATATATGTATGTACTGAGGGACCGCGTTTTGAAACCAGTGCTGAAATCAGATTTTATCATCAGATTGGTGGTCATGTAGTAGGAATGACCAGTGTCCCTGAAGTTGTTTTAGCAAAGGAAGCTGGATTATGTTATGGCGCTGTTGGTATTGTTACAAATTGGTGTACAGGCATGGTGGTTGAAGAAGCCTCTGCTACAGATATTTTAAATACAGTTAATGAGAAAAAAAGGCGTTAA
- a CDS encoding pyridoxal phosphate-dependent aminotransferase, which translates to MIENLMLKSIKDLHIISGFEMKQKAKKYEDEGHPVIHLELGEPDFDTPKNIRDAATKAINEGKTHYAAALGMPAFRETIANYIRKQKNIPSVTANNIVVTPGAKPILFYTFLSFVKPGDEVIIPSPGFSNYQVMADMQQAKTVNLKGTEENGFRVKAKGLFPLVNEKTKLLILSSPNNPTGALIEKEEMAKMAEFLKDKNIVILSDEIYDRLCFDGKKPISIASFPSMAEKTIIVDGFSKSYAMTGWRLGYGVMPEAIAKEINPLVVISNSCTATFTQIAGIEAYSGPQQAVEDMKAVFERRRNLLVKGLNQLPGVSCPMPDGAFYAFPNFKSYGMTSDEMCQYLLETAYITTLSGSTFGVDLDGYIRLSYATDESILEEALNRLETALKKLR; encoded by the coding sequence ATGATCGAAAACTTAATGTTAAAGTCCATTAAAGACTTGCACATTATTTCCGGATTTGAAATGAAACAGAAAGCTAAAAAATATGAAGATGAAGGACACCCTGTTATTCATCTAGAATTAGGGGAACCTGATTTTGATACCCCTAAAAATATAAGAGATGCAGCTACAAAAGCTATTAATGAAGGAAAAACCCATTATGCCGCAGCTTTAGGTATGCCTGCATTTAGAGAAACCATAGCAAACTATATCAGAAAACAAAAGAATATACCTTCTGTTACTGCTAATAATATTGTAGTAACACCAGGTGCAAAACCCATTTTATTCTATACTTTTCTTTCTTTTGTTAAACCTGGTGATGAAGTTATTATTCCAAGCCCAGGCTTTTCAAATTATCAAGTTATGGCGGATATGCAACAAGCAAAAACTGTTAATCTAAAAGGAACAGAAGAAAATGGATTTAGAGTAAAAGCTAAAGGTTTATTTCCACTTGTTAACGAAAAAACTAAACTGTTAATTTTAAGTTCCCCTAATAATCCAACAGGTGCCTTAATTGAAAAAGAAGAAATGGCTAAAATGGCGGAATTCTTAAAAGATAAAAATATTGTTATTTTATCTGACGAAATATATGATCGTTTATGTTTTGACGGAAAGAAGCCTATTTCAATTGCCTCTTTCCCTAGTATGGCAGAAAAAACAATAATTGTTGATGGTTTTTCTAAATCTTATGCCATGACTGGCTGGCGCTTAGGCTACGGGGTCATGCCAGAAGCAATTGCAAAAGAAATTAACCCCCTTGTTGTTATTAGTAATTCCTGCACAGCAACCTTTACCCAAATTGCTGGCATAGAAGCTTATAGCGGACCGCAACAAGCCGTTGAAGATATGAAAGCAGTTTTTGAAAGAAGACGAAATTTATTAGTTAAGGGTTTAAATCAGTTACCTGGTGTATCTTGTCCAATGCCTGATGGTGCATTTTATGCCTTTCCTAACTTTAAATCCTATGGCATGACTAGCGATGAAATGTGTCAGTATCTACTAGAAACTGCCTATATTACTACTTTATCAGGTAGCACATTCGGGGTTGATTTAGATGGCTATATTCGTCTGTCATATGCAACAGATGAATCTATATTAGAAGAAGCTCTTAATCGTTTAGAAACAGCATTAAAAAAATTAAGATAG
- a CDS encoding PH domain-containing protein, giving the protein MGLFDGIMGVASEMTLEEVQEKIGVFLCECEKIHRGYQLTRDFFVFTNKRVIIIDVQGMTGKREEYHSIPYKSISHYAISTAGSLDTDAELKIYIGSARDPLIKQFNKKLDIHEVEKILSEYIIG; this is encoded by the coding sequence ATGGGTTTATTTGATGGAATTATGGGCGTTGCTTCTGAAATGACTTTGGAAGAAGTACAAGAAAAAATCGGTGTTTTTTTATGTGAGTGTGAAAAAATTCATAGAGGATACCAACTAACACGAGATTTTTTTGTATTTACGAATAAGCGCGTTATTATTATTGATGTACAAGGAATGACAGGAAAAAGAGAAGAGTATCACTCAATCCCCTATAAGAGCATTAGTCACTATGCAATCAGCACTGCAGGTTCACTTGATACAGATGCTGAATTAAAAATTTATATTGGCAGTGCCAGAGACCCTTTAATTAAGCAATTTAATAAAAAGCTGGATATCCATGAAGTCGAGAAAATATTATCAGAATATATTATTGGTTAA
- a CDS encoding CPBP family intramembrane glutamic endopeptidase, with amino-acid sequence MKKGFSFWSAAIISALLFGLIHLNLLQGMVGFCLGLVLAYLVYKTKSIWIPFIFHGVYNSTIVILGYALGGTVSEITNYLFLGFGLPIFVVSLIVFIIRKIKEGQKNLRRSI; translated from the coding sequence TTGAAAAAAGGTTTTTCTTTTTGGTCTGCTGCAATAATATCAGCTCTTTTATTTGGACTTATTCATCTTAATTTATTACAAGGAATGGTAGGGTTTTGTCTAGGTCTTGTATTGGCTTATTTAGTATATAAGACGAAATCTATTTGGATTCCTTTTATTTTCCATGGGGTGTATAATAGTACTATTGTTATTTTAGGCTATGCTTTGGGAGGAACTGTTTCAGAGATAACCAATTACCTATTTTTAGGATTTGGTTTACCTATTTTTGTAGTTTCACTTATTGTGTTTATTATTAGAAAAATAAAAGAAGGCCAAAAGAATTTGCGTAGGAGTATTTAA
- the whiA gene encoding DNA-binding protein WhiA, whose product MSFSQDLKQQITGIIGEEESEKKAELLSFFYMIGEYERPDLVTFYTDNTGVSRKLIMLLKLFFPEKYAFKVQYKGQFKKVFYRIAVYVPDEIFFNLNYKFPELNDKKAFLRGAFLARGSITNPKKGYHLEFRCPTFPIFIMLKEQLMAFKIEPKGIIRKQNYFLYVKNGEMISDFLKVIGAYSGMFEFEETRVIKEMKNIVNRRNNLDLANLDKTIEAAGRQVRAIELIKAKIGLDNIPVNLRELAYLRLEHPYLPLAELGSLVSPNLKKSAVDYRLKKIEALAEEL is encoded by the coding sequence ATGTCTTTTAGCCAAGACTTAAAACAACAGATAACAGGAATAATCGGGGAAGAAGAATCTGAAAAAAAGGCTGAACTTCTTTCCTTTTTCTATATGATTGGTGAATATGAAAGACCTGATTTAGTGACTTTTTATACTGATAACACAGGGGTGTCTAGAAAGTTAATAATGCTTTTAAAATTATTTTTCCCAGAAAAATATGCCTTTAAAGTTCAATATAAAGGGCAGTTTAAAAAAGTTTTTTATAGAATAGCTGTTTATGTGCCTGATGAAATTTTTTTTAATCTTAATTACAAATTTCCTGAATTAAATGATAAAAAGGCATTTTTAAGAGGAGCTTTTTTAGCTAGAGGTTCTATCACAAATCCTAAGAAAGGTTATCATTTGGAATTTAGGTGCCCTACATTTCCGATATTTATTATGCTTAAGGAACAACTAATGGCATTTAAAATTGAGCCAAAGGGGATTATCCGTAAACAAAACTATTTTCTTTATGTTAAAAATGGAGAAATGATTAGTGACTTTTTAAAAGTTATTGGAGCTTATTCGGGTATGTTTGAATTTGAAGAAACTCGAGTTATCAAAGAAATGAAGAATATAGTTAATAGAAGAAATAATCTGGATTTAGCTAATTTAGATAAAACCATAGAGGCTGCAGGTCGCCAAGTAAGGGCTATAGAGCTAATTAAGGCGAAAATTGGACTCGATAATATACCTGTAAATTTAAGAGAACTTGCCTATTTAAGGCTTGAACACCCTTATTTACCGCTAGCAGAGTTAGGCTCTTTAGTATCACCGAATTTGAAAAAATCTGCTGTCGATTATCGTCTTAAGAAAATTGAGGCGTTAGCTGAAGAACTTTAG
- the rapZ gene encoding RNase adapter RapZ, translating to MRLFIISGLSGAGKTHVMNYLEDVGYFCIDNFPPYLLQSLVDAFETNNDLDRLAVAIDIRGGKFLGEFNEAIRALDEKEINYEVIFMEAANRSIVTHYKLTRRRHPLIEDTEGDIVAAIKKERELLSDVRENADRIIDTTNISTAQCRRIIDFMIRETEIPEFLITLYSFGFKYGLPMDADLVIDVRFLPNPYYIEDMRPLTGEEQEVEDYVLSFEETQVFLKKYIDLLEFLIPKYKVEGKRQLVIAVGCTGGQHRSVAISRALNRQLEGEGIKKFLYHRELWRYGKGDQENVF from the coding sequence TTGAGATTATTTATTATTTCTGGTTTAAGTGGCGCTGGAAAAACTCATGTAATGAATTATTTAGAAGATGTGGGTTATTTTTGTATTGATAACTTTCCTCCTTACTTACTACAATCTTTAGTGGATGCATTTGAAACAAATAATGATTTAGATCGTCTTGCAGTAGCCATTGATATAAGAGGAGGCAAATTCTTAGGAGAATTTAATGAAGCTATCCGAGCATTAGATGAAAAAGAAATTAATTATGAAGTAATATTTATGGAAGCTGCTAATCGATCTATTGTTACCCACTATAAATTAACCCGTCGTCGTCATCCATTAATTGAAGATACAGAAGGAGATATTGTTGCGGCAATTAAAAAAGAACGAGAGCTTCTATCTGATGTTCGAGAAAATGCAGACCGTATTATTGACACAACAAATATTTCCACTGCTCAGTGTAGAAGAATAATTGACTTTATGATTCGAGAAACTGAAATTCCTGAATTTCTCATTACACTATATTCTTTTGGCTTTAAATATGGGTTGCCAATGGATGCAGACTTAGTAATTGATGTTCGTTTTTTACCAAACCCTTATTATATTGAAGATATGCGACCTTTGACTGGGGAAGAACAAGAAGTTGAAGACTATGTTCTCTCTTTTGAAGAAACTCAGGTTTTCTTAAAAAAGTATATTGATTTGCTAGAATTTTTAATACCTAAATACAAAGTAGAAGGTAAACGGCAATTAGTAATTGCTGTAGGTTGTACTGGTGGACAACACCGTTCTGTTGCTATTAGTAGAGCATTAAATAGGCAACTTGAAGGTGAGGGAATTAAAAAGTTTCTATATCATAGAGAGCTCTGGCGCTATGGTAAAGGAGATCAGGAAAATGTCTTTTAG
- a CDS encoding PHP domain-containing protein, with translation MKIDLHTHTILSGHAYSTVKENIDQAEARGLTAIGITDHGPTMPGVPKDPFHVVNMSSAVPNYVGNIRIVHGFEANIIDNMGRTDLPLEYSNSVEYILGALHSICILPRNKKENTEAIINAMAMGYIDAVAHPDDPTFELDYEALCDGAVEYKVALEVNNTSLKGTVRKNCAPNTRKMLEIAKEKGVYITAGSDSHFYLSVGEIDQSTNLLEAVNYPKDKIITNSLEQLELFLKIRKEERTI, from the coding sequence ATGAAAATTGATTTACATACCCATACTATTTTATCAGGACATGCCTACAGCACAGTAAAGGAAAATATAGATCAGGCAGAAGCTAGAGGATTGACAGCAATTGGAATTACTGACCATGGTCCAACGATGCCTGGGGTTCCTAAAGATCCTTTTCATGTAGTCAATATGAGTTCTGCTGTTCCTAACTATGTTGGCAATATTAGAATTGTACATGGCTTTGAAGCCAATATTATAGATAATATGGGTAGAACGGATTTACCTCTTGAATATAGTAATTCAGTTGAATATATATTAGGCGCTCTGCACAGTATTTGCATTTTGCCAAGAAATAAAAAAGAAAATACTGAAGCTATTATTAATGCCATGGCTATGGGCTATATTGATGCAGTTGCTCATCCAGATGATCCTACATTTGAGTTAGATTATGAGGCTTTATGCGATGGAGCTGTGGAATATAAGGTGGCTTTAGAGGTGAATAATACATCGCTAAAAGGAACTGTTAGAAAAAATTGTGCGCCTAATACTAGAAAAATGTTAGAAATTGCAAAAGAAAAAGGTGTCTATATTACTGCTGGAAGCGACTCTCACTTTTATTTAAGTGTAGGAGAAATTGACCAATCAACTAATTTGCTTGAAGCGGTTAATTATCCAAAAGATAAAATTATAACGAACTCCTTAGAGCAGCTAGAATTGTTTTTAAAAATTAGAAAAGAAGAAAGGACGATTTAA
- a CDS encoding Cof-type HAD-IIB family hydrolase, with protein MRKIKLIALDIDGTMLTDEGAVTKEVQESIAKATRQGVQVILCTGRMYRSAKNFGYLFKDRMPIITYNGALIRELNDGKTLYHQGLPSSDKLIIFNKLIKYGLQPNIYTDDALFSIEGNPYIADYAEHTRVPYTLLKTQNIESFLEPREVTKMVGIGSPEQVNSLLTEEAALYGDDIYFAKSFDFFLEIGHKDVNKGKALEKLGETLGIDPSEMMAVGDNLNDAEMLETVGYPVLMGNGIESLRDKGYFITKDNNESGVAYAISQFLF; from the coding sequence ATGAGAAAAATTAAATTAATTGCCTTGGATATTGATGGCACAATGTTAACTGATGAAGGGGCAGTAACTAAAGAGGTTCAAGAATCTATTGCTAAGGCGACTAGGCAAGGTGTACAGGTAATTCTTTGTACTGGTAGAATGTACAGAAGTGCTAAAAATTTTGGTTATTTATTTAAAGATAGAATGCCTATTATTACATATAATGGGGCCTTGATAAGGGAATTAAATGATGGTAAAACGCTATATCATCAAGGTTTGCCATCATCAGATAAGTTAATTATATTTAATAAGTTAATAAAATATGGTTTGCAACCTAATATTTATACTGATGATGCATTATTTAGTATTGAAGGTAATCCCTATATTGCAGATTATGCAGAACATACAAGAGTCCCTTATACTCTTCTTAAGACCCAAAATATTGAATCTTTTTTAGAACCAAGAGAAGTAACAAAAATGGTTGGTATTGGTTCTCCAGAGCAGGTTAATTCTTTATTAACAGAAGAAGCGGCACTCTATGGTGATGATATTTATTTCGCAAAATCTTTTGATTTCTTCTTAGAAATTGGTCATAAAGATGTCAATAAAGGAAAAGCTTTAGAAAAATTAGGTGAGACTTTAGGTATTGATCCATCTGAGATGATGGCTGTAGGTGATAACTTAAATGATGCTGAAATGCTTGAGACTGTCGGGTATCCTGTTTTAATGGGTAATGGTATAGAGAGTCTTCGTGATAAAGGCTATTTTATTACTAAGGACAATAATGAAAGTGGGGTAGCTTATGCTATTTCACAATTTTTATTCTAG
- the uvrC gene encoding excinuclease ABC subunit UvrC: MEDKIQNKLNLLPKSSGVYEMLDENGKVIYVGKSINLKNRVSSYFKGKKDAKTEALVKQIRDFRFTVTESELEALVLECNLIKEKKPKYNILLRDDKNYPYLKIRTDHPFPRLEVVRRRKKDSALYFGPYTNTTNMREVIKIIESVFTLRSCSDHELKHRFRPCLNYQIKRCFAPCVGYISEKEYAEIINDVVLFLTGKEKSLLRHLKVEMKKASEEMAFEKAAKIRDQVNAINRVIETQRMDVKDLNSRDVIGFYEGAGVTSAVIFFIREGKVIDKESYFLDHLKGEAKEDVLKAFLEQYYYGHLVPREILLPFKIEGMENLEHLFSIKRKKKADLVVPQKGEKKALIRLAYDNAKENYEQKKALKKREEEKRKQSLEGLKNFLKLQKIPKRIECYDISHIQGSHTVASMVVFTDGVPDKGQYRKFKIRTVDGPDDFKSMEEVLERRFKNFGKDKEGFNILPDLLVIDGGKGQLSSARKILKKLGLSHVATFGLAKREELLFKEDELDPIVLPRQSESFYLVQRIRDEAHRFAITFHRQQRDDSMTASIFDEIEGVGPKRKKDLLQAFGSVSGIRKASVEEIVAVIGNQQLGERVKDIIGDEKN, translated from the coding sequence ATGGAGGACAAAATTCAAAATAAGTTAAATCTATTACCTAAATCTTCTGGTGTTTATGAAATGCTAGATGAAAATGGTAAAGTTATTTATGTAGGTAAGTCTATTAATTTAAAGAATAGAGTTTCTAGTTATTTTAAAGGTAAAAAAGATGCTAAAACAGAAGCCTTAGTAAAGCAAATTAGAGACTTTAGGTTTACTGTAACTGAAAGTGAATTAGAAGCCCTTGTTTTAGAGTGTAATTTAATTAAGGAAAAGAAGCCAAAATATAATATTTTACTGAGGGATGATAAAAATTATCCTTATTTGAAAATAAGGACGGACCACCCTTTTCCAAGACTTGAAGTTGTTAGGCGCCGTAAAAAAGACAGTGCTCTTTATTTTGGTCCTTACACCAATACGACAAATATGCGGGAAGTCATTAAAATTATTGAATCTGTTTTTACCTTGAGAAGTTGTTCTGATCATGAATTGAAGCATCGTTTTAGACCCTGTTTAAATTATCAAATTAAACGTTGCTTTGCACCTTGTGTAGGCTATATATCTGAAAAAGAATATGCGGAAATTATTAATGATGTGGTATTATTTTTGACTGGCAAAGAAAAAAGTCTGTTAAGGCATTTGAAAGTTGAAATGAAAAAAGCCTCTGAAGAAATGGCTTTTGAGAAAGCGGCTAAAATTAGAGATCAGGTAAATGCAATTAATAGAGTAATTGAAACTCAACGTATGGATGTAAAGGATTTAAATAGTAGGGATGTTATTGGCTTTTATGAAGGTGCTGGCGTTACAAGTGCAGTCATATTCTTTATAAGAGAAGGTAAAGTTATTGATAAAGAAAGCTATTTTCTCGATCACTTAAAAGGAGAGGCTAAAGAAGATGTTTTAAAGGCTTTTTTAGAACAGTATTATTATGGACATTTAGTGCCAAGAGAAATTTTATTGCCATTTAAAATAGAGGGCATGGAAAATTTAGAGCACCTTTTTTCTATAAAAAGAAAGAAAAAAGCGGATTTAGTAGTGCCTCAAAAAGGTGAGAAAAAAGCTTTGATTCGATTGGCATATGATAATGCTAAAGAAAACTATGAGCAAAAGAAGGCTCTTAAAAAACGTGAAGAAGAAAAAAGAAAACAGAGTCTTGAGGGTTTAAAAAACTTTTTAAAATTACAAAAAATTCCAAAGCGAATAGAATGTTATGATATTAGCCATATTCAAGGCAGTCACACAGTGGCTAGTATGGTTGTTTTTACTGATGGGGTACCTGATAAAGGACAGTATAGAAAGTTTAAAATTAGAACAGTTGATGGTCCTGATGATTTTAAATCTATGGAAGAAGTCCTCGAAAGAAGATTTAAAAATTTTGGGAAGGATAAAGAAGGGTTTAATATTTTACCTGATTTACTTGTTATTGATGGTGGCAAAGGTCAGCTATCAAGTGCTCGAAAAATATTGAAAAAATTGGGTTTATCTCATGTTGCAACATTTGGTTTAGCAAAAAGAGAAGAACTTTTATTTAAGGAAGATGAATTGGATCCTATTGTTTTACCGAGGCAGTCAGAAAGCTTCTATTTGGTTCAGAGGATTCGTGATGAAGCTCACCGTTTTGCTATTACTTTTCACAGACAACAAAGGGATGATTCAATGACAGCTTCAATTTTTGATGAAATTGAAGGGGTTGGTCCAAAGAGGAAGAAAGATTTATTACAAGCCTTTGGCAGTGTTAGCGGTATTCGCAAAGCAAGTGTCGAAGAAATAGTTGCAGTTATTGGAAACCAACAACTGGGAGAAAGGGTTAAGGATATTATCGGAGATGAGAAAAATTAA
- the uvrA gene encoding excinuclease ABC subunit UvrA, translating into MKDKIIIKGAKENNLKNIDIELPRDKMIVMTGVSGSGKTSLAFDTIYAEGQRRYVESLSSYARQFLGQMEKPDIESIEGLSPAISIDQKQGSRNPRSTVGTVTEIYDYLRLLYARIGDVFCPNCGAKISKQTISQMVDKVMALEEGTKLMILAPLVRGRKGEYIKLFEKLKKDGYVRVRVDGEMMETSEPIVLDKNKKHTIEAVIDRLIIKEGLERRLADSFEIALKLGEGIALVSIVDGEEMLFSENFVCLECGATIEEVEPRLFSFNSPFGSCPECTGLGFKQNFAEELIIPDPKLSINEGAINVGPWNSKSSEYYPAFLKRLANHFGFSLDEPFEKIPKKAREAILNGTKEKITFEYKPQSGRGWTFTKPFEGIIPKLRRRYRETNSEGIRQEIEGYMEIKDCEVCQGQRLRKEALSIYVDNKNIAELIAFSIEDALTFFNTLELSSRNEKIAYQILKEIKSRLTFLNNVGLNYLTLNRSATTLSGGEAQRIRLATQIGSGLVGVLYILDEPSIGLHQRDNTKLIEALMHLRDIGNTLIIVEHDEETMWASDVLVDIGPRAGKQGGEIVALGTPEKVAKTKGSITGEYLSGKRKIEVPVERRKGRDEYITIKGARENNLRKIDVSIPLGTMTCVTGVSGSGKSTLINDILYKSLGKTLNRRKERAGLHTSIEGIEHIDKIINIDQSPIGRTPRSNPATYTGTFDLIRELFASTKEAKARGYKAGRFSFNVKGGRCENCQGDGIIKIEMHFLPDVYVPCEVCGGERYNRETLDIKYRGKSIADILNMTIEEAYYFFGNLPRIKKKLETLIEVGLSYVQMGQPATTLSGGEAQRIKLASELSKRSTGKTMYILDEPTTGLHFFDIEKLLHVLQRLTDGGNTIVVIEHNLDVIKTADYILDLGPEGGTGGGLLIASGTPEEVAEVKGSYTGQYLKKVLGGSPYGGQNSK; encoded by the coding sequence ATGAAAGACAAAATTATTATTAAAGGCGCTAAAGAAAATAATTTAAAAAATATAGATATAGAATTACCTCGAGACAAAATGATTGTAATGACAGGCGTATCAGGGTCAGGGAAAACATCTTTAGCCTTTGATACAATATATGCAGAAGGACAAAGACGTTATGTAGAGTCTTTGTCTTCTTATGCAAGACAATTTTTAGGACAGATGGAAAAGCCTGATATTGAATCTATTGAAGGATTGTCACCAGCTATTTCAATTGATCAAAAACAGGGAAGTAGAAATCCCCGCTCAACAGTGGGTACAGTAACAGAGATTTACGATTATCTTCGTTTATTATATGCACGTATTGGTGATGTGTTCTGTCCCAATTGCGGTGCAAAAATAAGCAAACAAACTATTTCTCAAATGGTAGATAAAGTGATGGCTTTAGAAGAGGGAACAAAATTAATGATTTTGGCTCCTTTAGTTCGAGGTCGAAAAGGAGAGTATATAAAGCTATTTGAAAAATTAAAAAAAGATGGATACGTAAGAGTGCGTGTTGATGGAGAAATGATGGAAACATCAGAACCTATTGTTTTAGATAAAAATAAAAAACACACAATTGAAGCTGTTATTGATAGATTAATTATTAAAGAGGGACTTGAAAGGCGTCTTGCCGACTCCTTTGAAATTGCTTTAAAATTAGGAGAAGGTATTGCTCTTGTATCTATTGTAGATGGAGAAGAGATGCTTTTTAGTGAAAATTTTGTATGTTTAGAATGCGGTGCAACTATTGAGGAAGTAGAGCCTCGCCTCTTTTCTTTTAATAGTCCTTTTGGTAGTTGTCCAGAGTGTACTGGACTTGGTTTTAAACAAAACTTTGCAGAGGAGCTGATTATTCCTGATCCCAAGCTATCAATTAATGAAGGGGCTATTAATGTTGGACCATGGAATTCTAAAAGCAGTGAATATTATCCTGCTTTTTTAAAGAGGTTAGCAAATCATTTTGGTTTTAGTCTAGATGAACCTTTTGAAAAAATTCCTAAAAAAGCTAGAGAAGCTATCTTAAATGGTACTAAAGAAAAAATAACATTCGAGTATAAACCTCAGTCAGGTAGAGGGTGGACTTTTACAAAGCCATTTGAAGGGATTATTCCTAAATTGCGTCGTCGCTACAGGGAAACCAACAGTGAAGGCATTCGCCAAGAAATTGAAGGCTATATGGAGATTAAAGACTGTGAAGTCTGTCAAGGCCAGCGTTTAAGAAAGGAAGCACTTTCTATTTATGTTGATAATAAAAATATTGCTGAATTAATTGCTTTTTCCATTGAAGATGCTTTAACATTTTTTAATACTTTAGAATTAAGCTCGCGAAATGAAAAAATTGCTTATCAAATTTTAAAGGAGATTAAATCACGATTAACATTTCTAAATAATGTAGGCTTAAACTATTTAACATTGAATAGAAGTGCCACTACATTGTCAGGTGGAGAGGCTCAGCGTATTCGATTAGCAACCCAAATAGGTTCAGGGCTTGTAGGGGTTCTCTATATTCTTGATGAACCTAGTATTGGTTTACACCAGAGAGATAATACTAAATTAATTGAAGCATTAATGCATTTAAGAGATATTGGTAATACACTTATAATTGTTGAGCATGATGAGGAAACCATGTGGGCATCAGATGTTCTCGTTGATATTGGACCGCGAGCAGGTAAACAAGGTGGAGAAATTGTAGCCCTTGGGACACCGGAAAAGGTTGCTAAAACAAAGGGCTCGATAACAGGGGAATACTTGTCAGGAAAAAGAAAAATTGAAGTACCTGTTGAGAGACGAAAAGGAAGAGATGAATATATTACGATTAAAGGAGCCCGGGAAAATAATCTGCGAAAAATTGATGTCTCTATTCCTCTTGGAACAATGACTTGTGTTACAGGTGTTTCTGGCAGTGGTAAAAGTACTTTGATTAATGATATTTTATATAAAAGCTTAGGCAAAACGCTGAATAGAAGAAAAGAAAGAGCAGGGTTGCATACTAGTATTGAAGGCATTGAACATATTGATAAAATAATTAATATTGACCAATCTCCAATCGGTAGAACACCACGCTCAAATCCAGCTACTTATACAGGAACTTTTGATTTAATTAGGGAATTATTTGCTTCCACAAAAGAGGCTAAAGCTAGGGGTTACAAGGCAGGCCGTTTTAGTTTTAATGTTAAAGGAGGCCGTTGTGAAAATTGTCAAGGTGATGGGATTATAAAAATTGAAATGCACTTTTTACCTGATGTTTATGTACCTTGTGAAGTCTGTGGCGGAGAAAGATACAATCGGGAGACTTTAGATATTAAATACAGAGGCAAAAGTATTGCAGATATTCTAAATATGACCATTGAAGAGGCTTACTATTTCTTTGGAAATCTACCAAGGATTAAAAAGAAACTGGAAACCCTAATAGAAGTAGGTTTATCTTATGTGCAAATGGGACAACCTGCAACGACCTTATCTGGTGGTGAAGCACAGAGAATTAAATTGGCTTCAGAATTATCTAAAAGAAGTACAGGGAAAACCATGTACATTTTAGATGAGCCAACTACTGGGTTACATTTTTTTGATATTGAAAAATTACTTCATGTATTACAGCGCTTAACAGATGGTGGAAATACTATAGTGGTTATTGAACATAATTTAGATGTTATTAAAACTGCAGACTATATTTTGGATTTAGGACCAGAAGGTGGTACGGGAGGTGGACTCTTAATTGCTTCTGGAACACCAGAGGAAGTGGCAGAAGTAAAAGGGTCTTATACAGGGCAGTATTTAAAGAAAGTCTTAGGAGGCAGTCCTTATGGAGGACAAAATTCAAAATAA